A genomic window from Bdellovibrio sp. SKB1291214 includes:
- a CDS encoding 16S rRNA (guanine(527)-N(7))-methyltransferase RsmG has translation MSFEQRIPTILELGFRKEAIDQLKSYLDLLWSSNEELNLISRKMTFDELLDNHVIDCLLPLKFFPQDAKAVADFGSGGGLPGVIYAIQFPDIQFHLYEKSNLKQNFLNSCKKIAPNLNVHGEIPKDLVNVDVVTARGFKPVDVILDVSRSYYAKKGKYFLLKARKEKIDEELLLARKKFKDLKVAIEPLKSPVLEVERHLVLI, from the coding sequence ATGTCATTCGAACAGCGCATTCCTACCATTCTGGAGCTTGGCTTCCGCAAAGAAGCTATCGATCAGCTTAAAAGCTATCTTGATCTTCTTTGGAGCTCCAACGAAGAACTGAATCTTATTAGCCGCAAAATGACTTTCGATGAGCTTTTGGACAATCACGTTATTGATTGCCTGTTACCTCTTAAATTCTTCCCTCAAGATGCTAAAGCCGTGGCTGATTTTGGTTCCGGCGGTGGATTGCCCGGCGTGATTTATGCCATTCAATTTCCTGATATTCAGTTTCACCTTTATGAAAAAAGTAATTTGAAACAAAACTTTCTGAACAGTTGCAAAAAAATAGCTCCAAACCTAAATGTTCATGGAGAAATTCCTAAAGATCTTGTGAATGTGGATGTTGTCACAGCACGTGGCTTTAAACCTGTTGATGTGATCTTAGATGTCAGCCGCAGCTATTATGCAAAAAAAGGAAAGTATTTCCTGTTGAAAGCCCGCAAAGAAAAGATCGACGAAGAGCTATTGCTTGCACGCAAAAAGTTTAAAGATCTAAAAGTCGCTATTGAACCGTTGAAGTCCCCAGTGCTGGAGGTCGAACGGCATCTGGTTTTGATCTAA
- a CDS encoding DUF1398 family protein, translated as MNFSEFISTLEETLVDYCRVDLLEGKMIFVVEDGDIYSDNLDLKGKIADQFDDGGIRQAILENHLDRLTFKDFVKTLMECGVVSYTIHLSGRKVIYFGKHGDCVYENLRSKPDAVRPPALGTSTVQ; from the coding sequence ATGAATTTTTCTGAATTCATTTCAACTTTGGAGGAAACACTGGTTGATTATTGCCGTGTGGATCTTCTGGAAGGAAAAATGATTTTCGTCGTTGAGGATGGAGATATCTATTCCGACAATCTAGATCTGAAGGGTAAAATAGCTGACCAATTTGATGATGGCGGAATTCGTCAGGCGATTTTGGAAAATCATTTGGATCGATTAACTTTTAAGGATTTCGTAAAAACGCTGATGGAATGTGGAGTGGTTAGTTATACCATCCACTTGTCGGGCCGTAAGGTCATCTATTTTGGTAAACATGGAGATTGTGTCTACGAAAACCTTAGATCAAAACCAGATGCCGTTCGACCTCCAGCACTGGGGACTTCAACGGTTCAATAG
- a CDS encoding NAD(P)H-quinone oxidoreductase encodes MKVIEMTKPGGPEVLVVAERPIPKPAENEVLIKVHAAGINRPDCAQRQGTYPPPPGASDLLGLEVSGEVVDVGSKVTQWSKGDYVCALVSGGGYAEYVVAPEGQCLPIPYDLDFVHAAALPETFFTVWTNVFESGQLKKGEIILVHGGSGGIGTTAIQLSRQMGAKVFTTVGKESAVQPCLDLGADKVIQYKKEDFVTAVKDATGGRGVDVILDMVGGEYFPRNIECLAPMGRLVQIATLQGANVSFDIRKMMSKRLTITGSTLRPRSVEEKSRIAKNLRDHVWPLLNKGRLKPVIFKTFKLEQAREAHELMESSAHTGKIVLNVL; translated from the coding sequence ATGAAGGTTATTGAAATGACTAAGCCCGGAGGCCCCGAAGTTCTTGTCGTGGCAGAGCGTCCGATTCCAAAACCCGCTGAAAATGAAGTTCTAATAAAGGTGCATGCCGCAGGCATTAACCGTCCAGACTGCGCTCAACGCCAGGGAACGTATCCTCCGCCTCCAGGGGCTTCAGATTTATTGGGTTTGGAAGTTTCAGGCGAGGTGGTTGATGTCGGCAGCAAAGTCACGCAGTGGAGTAAAGGGGACTATGTCTGTGCTCTGGTTTCCGGTGGTGGTTATGCGGAATACGTGGTCGCTCCCGAGGGACAATGTCTACCGATTCCTTATGATTTAGATTTTGTTCACGCGGCGGCATTGCCGGAAACTTTTTTCACTGTATGGACCAACGTTTTTGAAAGTGGTCAGTTGAAAAAAGGCGAAATCATTTTAGTTCATGGTGGCTCTGGCGGAATCGGTACGACAGCGATTCAGCTTTCCCGTCAAATGGGAGCCAAAGTATTTACAACGGTAGGTAAGGAATCAGCGGTTCAACCTTGTTTAGATCTGGGTGCTGATAAGGTAATCCAGTATAAGAAAGAAGATTTTGTAACGGCCGTTAAAGACGCTACGGGCGGCAGAGGTGTCGACGTTATTTTGGATATGGTCGGCGGGGAATATTTTCCGCGAAATATTGAATGCTTGGCCCCTATGGGGCGTTTGGTTCAGATCGCGACTTTACAGGGTGCAAACGTTTCTTTTGATATTCGCAAAATGATGTCAAAGCGTCTGACGATCACGGGCTCAACTTTGCGTCCTCGTTCTGTCGAGGAAAAATCACGTATCGCCAAAAACTTAAGAGATCATGTTTGGCCGCTTTTGAATAAAGGACGGCTAAAGCCGGTGATTTTTAAAACATTTAAACTCGAACAAGCTCGCGAAGCCCACGAGCTTATGGAGTCAAGTGCACACACAGGAAAGATAGTTTTGAACGTCCTCTAA
- the hmgA gene encoding homogentisate 1,2-dioxygenase — protein sequence MENQYLSGFGNHFSSEARPGALPVDQNSPQKVSLGLYAEQLSGSAFTAPRHSNLYSWLYRIRPSVMHKAFKPMKDLTAKTFSKPQHMNPNQMRWNPITSGSGQDFVDGLRTVCGAGGVEHHNGIHVHLYAFDKGMEKRYFMNADAEFMFVPQAGAIQLKTEVGVIEAEPGEIAVVPRGMKFQLNPLGSGKCMGYVGENFGHPFVLPELGPIGANGLAHRRHFLTPKAAFEDLEGQFELIGKFAGELWSAEMTHSPLDVVAWHGNYVSYKYDLRKFNVINTVSFDHPDPSIFTVLTSPSEIPGTANVDFAIFPPRWMVAEHTFRPPYFHRNCMSEYMGLIYGEYDAKTAGGFVPGGGSLHNFYSAHGPDVDAFEKASNAELKPIKLSQTMAFMFESRSPYRVSDFAMGKEIMQADYQDCWQAFKKHFK from the coding sequence ATGGAAAATCAATATTTGTCAGGATTCGGAAATCACTTTTCATCGGAAGCTCGTCCAGGTGCTTTGCCAGTTGATCAAAATTCTCCACAAAAAGTTTCATTGGGACTTTATGCGGAACAATTAAGCGGCTCTGCTTTCACAGCTCCACGTCATTCTAATCTGTATTCTTGGCTATATCGTATTCGTCCATCCGTGATGCACAAAGCTTTCAAACCGATGAAAGATCTGACTGCAAAAACTTTTTCAAAACCTCAACACATGAATCCAAACCAAATGCGATGGAATCCGATTACATCTGGTTCAGGTCAGGACTTCGTCGATGGATTGCGCACTGTCTGTGGAGCTGGTGGTGTTGAACACCATAATGGTATTCACGTTCATCTGTATGCTTTTGATAAAGGTATGGAGAAACGTTATTTCATGAACGCTGATGCAGAGTTCATGTTTGTGCCTCAAGCTGGCGCTATTCAGTTAAAAACCGAAGTGGGCGTGATTGAAGCAGAACCTGGTGAAATTGCTGTGGTTCCAAGAGGTATGAAGTTTCAGTTGAACCCGCTGGGCTCTGGTAAATGCATGGGTTATGTTGGTGAAAACTTTGGTCATCCTTTTGTTTTACCCGAGCTCGGACCCATCGGTGCTAATGGTTTGGCGCACCGTCGTCACTTCCTAACTCCCAAAGCAGCATTTGAAGATTTGGAAGGTCAATTTGAATTGATCGGAAAATTCGCCGGTGAGCTTTGGTCTGCCGAAATGACTCATTCACCTCTTGATGTGGTGGCTTGGCACGGGAACTACGTTTCTTACAAGTATGATTTAAGAAAGTTCAACGTTATCAATACAGTTAGTTTTGATCATCCAGATCCATCCATTTTCACAGTATTAACTTCACCAAGTGAAATTCCGGGGACGGCAAATGTGGATTTTGCGATCTTTCCTCCTCGATGGATGGTGGCAGAGCACACTTTCCGCCCACCGTATTTCCATCGCAATTGCATGAGTGAATACATGGGTCTGATCTATGGCGAGTACGACGCAAAAACTGCTGGTGGCTTTGTTCCTGGCGGTGGCAGTCTTCATAATTTCTATTCAGCACACGGACCCGATGTCGATGCTTTTGAAAAAGCCAGTAATGCGGAATTAAAACCGATCAAGCTTTCTCAAACTATGGCGTTCATGTTTGAATCACGTTCTCCATATCGGGTGAGTGATTTTGCGATGGGTAAAGAAATTATGCAGGCTGATTATCAAGACTGCTGGCAGGCATTTAAAAAACATTTTAAATAG
- a CDS encoding phosphate/phosphite/phosphonate ABC transporter substrate-binding protein: MKKILVFLFLISILSCTSKQELGTEQNPIHFALVPGQDAAVLLENGLILEKWIRSQTGLTVKVQVPSNFVAVIEGLGSQRVDFAIINTFGYILAHDKYQANAVLIGENNGRSEYRGQIIAKDPKIKSVKDINGKKFAYVDPASTSGYVLPAKLLKDAQVKPKDIVFAGKHDSVVSMVYQGQVDAGATYHTPPEDGKPQDARKLVATQYPDVFDKVRIIAMTGSIPSDPVVFRAGFPLELQMKLVQALKSFSEAPDGKQTLRKLYHITNFKDCTDQTFDPVRKILLDLGKNAQDLIK, translated from the coding sequence ATGAAGAAAATACTCGTATTTTTATTCCTGATTTCGATTCTTTCCTGCACCTCAAAACAAGAGTTGGGGACAGAGCAAAATCCCATTCATTTTGCTCTAGTTCCTGGACAAGATGCAGCTGTTTTATTGGAAAACGGTCTAATTTTGGAGAAGTGGATACGCAGTCAAACTGGCTTAACAGTGAAGGTGCAAGTTCCATCAAATTTCGTCGCTGTTATTGAGGGCTTAGGATCACAGCGCGTTGATTTTGCGATCATTAATACCTTTGGATATATTTTGGCCCATGACAAGTATCAAGCGAATGCAGTTTTAATTGGTGAGAATAATGGTCGCTCCGAATACCGGGGGCAGATCATCGCTAAAGATCCAAAAATAAAATCTGTTAAGGATATCAACGGAAAGAAATTCGCTTACGTTGATCCGGCGTCGACGTCTGGTTATGTCTTGCCTGCAAAATTATTGAAAGACGCTCAGGTGAAACCCAAAGACATCGTCTTCGCCGGAAAACATGATAGCGTGGTCTCTATGGTCTATCAGGGGCAAGTGGATGCGGGCGCTACTTATCACACCCCGCCCGAGGATGGTAAGCCTCAAGATGCCCGGAAGCTGGTGGCAACTCAGTATCCAGATGTTTTTGATAAAGTAAGAATCATAGCGATGACGGGTTCTATTCCAAGTGACCCTGTTGTATTTCGTGCAGGATTTCCACTTGAGTTACAAATGAAGCTTGTCCAAGCTCTGAAAAGTTTTTCGGAGGCTCCTGACGGTAAGCAGACTTTACGTAAGCTTTATCACATCACAAATTTTAAAGACTGCACGGATCAAACTTTTGATCCGGTTAGAAAGATCCTGCTCGATCTTGGGAAGAACGCGCAGGATCTGATCAAGTAG
- a CDS encoding Hpt domain-containing protein produces the protein MAKIKVEIDADLQDLIPQFTENRKKDIQALEELISKNDLPAIAALTHKIKGAASSYGFMQLSEIAAQMEKLSKNNESAQLAGLAQDMKAHFESIEIQFVPMS, from the coding sequence ATGGCAAAAATCAAAGTAGAAATCGACGCTGATCTTCAAGATTTGATTCCTCAGTTTACTGAGAATCGCAAAAAGGACATCCAAGCCCTCGAAGAACTCATTTCTAAAAATGATCTTCCGGCGATTGCGGCGCTAACTCACAAAATCAAGGGCGCCGCCTCAAGCTATGGATTCATGCAATTAAGCGAAATCGCAGCACAAATGGAAAAGCTTTCGAAAAACAACGAGTCTGCTCAGCTGGCAGGTCTGGCTCAAGACATGAAGGCTCACTTTGAAAGTATCGAAATTCAATTTGTTCCGATGTCATAG